A stretch of the Uranotaenia lowii strain MFRU-FL chromosome 3, ASM2978415v1, whole genome shotgun sequence genome encodes the following:
- the LOC129753164 gene encoding uncharacterized protein LOC129753164, whose product MPKTKSDERVEDAIIRRKAILTNLSDVERFTKEFNVDRDTGRLQVRQDLVDRIYDQFQKAQTVIEKWDGPDRLEMRLAERSTIEERFCEVKAFLLNNIPERLSSSTSAEPTAPTSTAMFHLRLPKIDLPRFDGDFSRWLSFRDTFKSMVHSNPDVPAVAKLQYLLQSLEGEAKKPFESVNVEADNYLITWDALMKRYDNQRYLKRQLFRAMYDIQPLRKESSKDLHTLTDDFDRHVKAMAKLGEPVGYWDTPLVNLLCYKLDPTTLRAWEEKTSDLRDITYQELIDFLYSRAMMLKTIVSEEQRNLQAIPARMTGSQPKKAFRLVANPVASDPKPDLPVCVVCSERHHLFRCRKFASFSPYNRRQVVTSHRLCWNCFNSGHLSRSCSSRHTCRFCNGKHHSLLHDAIKTTNFNSVPKPTSLSSNPPLPAPQRSTATPEADPQPSTSSQQVCMTVQTSNSTVLLETVMLLVVDSTGKEIPARALLDSASMCSFMTKKLANTLDLRRSTVDIAVSGIGESSKQIKRQLTAKIRSTVTKYATKLDFLILKRPTVCLPTVRIDVAAWKIPDVDLADPHFFIPADIDLIVGGEVYHELHGGSKISLGNEMPTLVETVFGWAVSGSAPINSSVTPRLCHLTTIDRDLEQSIERFWELESLLPSQALSAEEIKCEEVFSATTTRDSSGRFVVRLPLTSDPLVRVGESRSIAERRFQSLERRLKRDPATREAYVCFMADYERLGHMIKLTDPVDDSVPHCYLPHHPVFKESSTSTKVRVVFDASCKTSTGYSINDMQLVGPTIQDDLLSIIMRFRTHPIALVADIEKMYRQIQLHLDDCTYQRILWRQSPEEPLATFELQTVTYGFASAPFLATRTLQRLAEDEVSRFPVAAPVFKNDFYVDDCLTGAEDVESAVQLRREASALAASAGLPLKKWASNVPEALRGIPPEDLAVSAIHSLQDDQAVSTLGLVWETRSDVLRFRVQLPLPAPVLTKRTIMSYIAQIFDPLGLVGSIITVAKLFMQRLWGLRTENGESFEWDRPLPASYQADWKEFHSTLDTIATIQVPRYVSSTNATSFQLHFFSDASEKAYGSCCYIRSECDGVVRVVLLTSKSKVAPLKSHHSIARLELCGAVLSVSLSEKVNCALKLSAEVFFWTDSSTVLQWLQSPPNRWKTFVANRVSKIQNSTDVNLWMHVRGESNPADVLSRGISPPELVNHPLWWTGSPWLQLPPSQWPRTELSACQTSSMSEMRVPVAALPSCREG is encoded by the coding sequence ATGCCGAAAACCAAATCCGACGAAAGGGTGGAGGATGCCATTATTCGTCGCAAGGCTATTTTGACAAACCTGTCGGATGTTGAGAGGTTTACAAAGGAATTCAACGTTGATCGAGACACAGGGCGCCTTCAAGTTCGACAAGATTTAGTTGATCGGATCTACGACCAGTTTCAAAAGGCGCAAACCGTCATCGAGAAGTGGGATGGGCCAGACCGGCTTGAAATGCGTTTGGCTGAGAGATCGACCATCGAGGAAAGGTTTTGTGAGGTGAAAGCATTCCTGTTGAACAATATCCCGGAAAGGTTGAGCAGTTCTACATCAGCAGAGCCGACCGCACCAACCAGCACAGCTATGTTTCACCTACGCCTGCCCAAAATAGATTTGCCGAGGTTCGATGGTGATTTTTCGCGATGGTTGTCGTTCCGAGACACGTTCAAGTCCATGGTGCACTCGAACCCAGATGTTCCAGCGGTTGCAAAGCTGCAGTACCTACTTCAGAGTTTGGAAGGCGAAGCCAAGAAACCTTTCGAGTCCGTGAACGTTGAGGCTGACAACTATCTTATAACTTGGGACGCGTTGATGAAGCGGTATGATAACCAGCGGTACCTGAAACGACAGCTCTTCAGGGCAATGTACGACATCCAGCCTTTAAGGAAAGAGTCTTCAAAGGATCTTCATACGTTGACTGATGATTTTGACCGCCATGTGAAGGCCATGGCTAAACTGGGTGAGCCGGTAGGTTACTGGGATACTCCGCTAGTGAACCTACTGTGCTACAAGCTGGATCCTACGACACTTCGAGCCTGGGAGGAAAAAACAAGCGACCTGAGGGACATCACTTACCAAGAGTTGATCGATTTCTTGTATTCTCGAGCGATGATGCTGAAGACGATCGTTTCAGAAGAGCAGCGCAACCTGCAAGCGATTCCAGCGAGGATGACGGGATCCCAACCGAAGAAGGCGTTCCGATTAGTGGCCAATCCTGTTGCGTCTGATCCAAAACCCGATTTACCCGTGTGCGTTGTTTGTTCGGAACGACACCATCTGTTTCGCTGTAGGAAATTTGCAAGTTTCTCTCCCTACAACCGACGGCAAGTGGTCACATCCCATCGTTTGTGTTGGAATTGTTTCAATTCTGGCCATTTATCACGATCCTGTTCCTCCAGACACACTTGTCGTTTCTGCAATGGAAAGCATCATTCTCTTCTCCATGATGCGATCAAGACCACCAACTTCAATTCGGTTCCGAAACCAACTTCGCTTTCATCGAATCCGCCACTCCCAGCTCCGCAGCGCAGTACCGCTACTCCAGAAGCCGATCCGCAACCATCAACTTCGAGCCAACAAGTCTGTATGACTGTTCAGACATCAAACAGTACAGTTTTGCTAGAAACGGTGATGCTTTTGGTGGTTGACAGTACGGGGAAGGAAATTCCGGCGCGGGCGCTGCTTGATTCCGCTAGCATGTGCAGCTTCATGACGAAGAAGTTGGCCAACACTCTCGATCTCCGCCGTTCTACCGTTGACATTGCTGTTTCAGGGATTGGTGAATCATCCAAGCAGATCAAGCGCCAGTTAACAGCGAAGATTCGCTCAACCGTAACAAAGTACGCCACGAAGCTAGATTTCCTTATCCTCAAAAGGCCAACAGTTTGCCTACCGACAGTGAGAATTGATGTTGCTGCTTGGAAAATTCCCGACGTTGACCTGGCTGATCcacattttttcattcctgCGGACATTGACCTCATCGTTGGCGGAGAAGTGTACCATGAACTTCACGGCGGCAGCAAGATTTCCCTCGGCAATGAGATGCCGACTTTAGTGGAGACTGTTTTTGGATGGGCTGTATCCGGATCGGCTCCGATAAATTCCTCCGTAACACCCCGGTTATGCCATCTTACGACCATCGATCGAGACCTAGAACAATCCATCGAAAGGTTCTGGGAACTCGAATCTCTGTTGCCGTCCCAAGCTCTGTCAGCTGAAGAAATAAAGTGTGAAGAAGTGTTCAGTGCTACCACCACTCGCGATTCGTCCGGTCGTTTCGTAGTTAGATTGCCACTCACTAGTGACCCCCTGGTACGTGTTGGTGAATCAAGATCCATCGCCGAGCGCCGCTTCCAAAGTCTAGAGAGGAGACTTAAGCGAGATCCTGCCACTCGAGAAGCCTACGTTTGTTTCATGGCCGACTACGAACGTTTGGGCCACATGATCAAGTTGACTGATCCAGTAGACGACTCTGTCCCCCACTGCTATCTACCACATCATCCAGTCTTCAAGGAGTCAAGCACAAGCACCAAGGTCCGTGTTGTTTTTGACGCTTCGTGCAAGACATCAACCGGCTACTCCATCAACGATATGCAGTTGGTGGGACCTACTATCCAGGACGATCTACTGTCGATCATTATGCGCTTCCGAACCCACCCAATCGCACTCGTAGCCGACATTGAAAAGATGTACCGCCAAATACAACTGCACCTAGACGACTGTACGTACCAACGAATTCTCTGGCGCCAAAGTCCCGAAGAGCCTCTCGCAACGTTTGAGCTGCAGACTGTTACGTACGGTTTCGCTTCTGCACCATTTTTGGCCACTCGTACGTTACAACGCCTCGCTGAGGATGAAGTCAGTCGTTTTCCTGTTGCCGCCCCAGTTTTCAAGAACGACTTCTATGTTGACGACTGTTTGACTGGTGCCGAAGATGTCGAATCCGCCGTTCAACTCCGCCGAGAAGCATCCGCTCTAGCTGCTTCTGCCGGTTTACCACTCAAGAAATGGGCATCCAATGTTCCTGAAGCGCTTCGAGGTATTCCTCCCGAAGATTTAGCCGTATCCGCAATCCACAGCCTGCAGGACGATCAGGCTGTCTCTACGCTCGGACTTGTTTGGGAAACAAGGTCTGACGTTCTACGTTTTCGAGTCCAATTGCCCCTGCCAGCTCCAGTTCTCACAAAGCGCACGATTATGTCGTACATCGCCCAGATCTTCGATCCACTTGGTTTGGTTGGATCGATTATTACCGTCGCCAAACTGTTCATGCAGCGTTTGTGGGGCCTTCGAACAGAGAACGGAGAATCTTTCGAGTGGGATCGCCCACTGCCAGCGTCGTACCAGGCCGATTGGAAGGAGTTTCATAGCACACTGGACACCATCGCCACGATCCAAGTTCCTCGATACGTGTCTTCCACCAATGCCACATCCTTTCAATTGCATTTCTTTTCGGACGCGTCGGAGAAGGCCTACGGCAGCTGCTGCTACATTCGGTCCGAATGTGATGGAGTCGTCCGTGTCGTATTGCTGACATCAAAGTCGAAGGTCGCACCGCTGAAGAGCCACCACAGCATAGCCCGGCTGGAACTTTGTGGAGCCGTTCTGTCTGTCAGCTTATCCGAGAAGGTCAACTGTGCTCTCAAGTTGTCTGCCGAAGTGTTCTTCTGGACTGATTCCTCGACGGTTCTTCAGTGGCTACAATCACCGCCCAATCGCTGGAAGACATTCGTGGCCAACCGAGTGTCTAAGATCCAGAATTCGACCGATGTAAATTTGTGGATGCATGTTCGCGGAGAATCGAATCCAGCCGATGTTCTGTCCCGTGGAATAAGTCCACCTGAGCTCGTCAATCATCCGCTTTGGTGGACTGGATCTCCATGGCTCCAGTTACCGCCTTCGCAGTGGCCACGAACCGAGTTGTCAGCCTGCCAAACCAGTTCGATGAGTGAGATGAGAGTTCCAGTTGCTGCGCTTCCCAGCTGTCGTGAAGGATGA
- the LOC129753165 gene encoding uncharacterized protein LOC129753165 — translation MDPFQALTTADLHEADLTLCRLAQKQSFPEELATLASTGRLPSSSQLKYIRTKLDSDGVIRIRGVLANATVPEATKHQIVLLAKHPLSNLLAKYYHGNLLHAGPQLMLATIRQKYWIIGGRSLVRRTFHECHKCFRCRPKMIQQSIADLPTSRVAPRRPFAVSGVDYCGPVYIKSLVRNRGPTKAYVCIFVCFTTRAVHIELVSDLSTPAFIAALRRFSARRNFPHEIHSDNGTAFRGANNELHRIYQMLKTEHGGRKNILDWCAESGVAWHFIPPRSPHFGGLWEAAVKSAKHHLLREIGHSNISYEDMTTLLAEVEMCLNSRPLIPMPTESDELEALTPGHFLVGESLRSPPEEDVATVPDNQLSHWKLTQKRFQRIWRRWYPEYLQQLQARATKHRRPSTVIQPNQMVIIQDDLLPPAQWPLGIITAVHPGKDGVVRVVTLRTAKRDVVSRCVNKLALLPVPEQPETNPADEQPVGEPVTAVPETNHE, via the coding sequence ATGGACCCATTCCAAGCGCTTACCACCGCCGATCTGCATGAAGCAGATTTGACACTTTGTCGTCTTGCCCAGAAACAGAGTTTTCCTGAGGAGTTAGCCACCCTAGCATCGACCGGCCGCCTTCCATCTTCATCGCAGTTGAAGTACATCCGCACAAAACTGGATTCGGATGGAGTCATTCGGATTAGAGGAGTTCTGGCCAACGCAACCGTTCCAGAAGCTACGAAGCATCAAATTGTTCTGCTCGCGAAACACCCACTTTCGAACCTGTTGGCGAAGTATTATCATGGGAATTTACTTCACGCCGGCCCACAACTAATGCTCGCCACGATCCGTCAAAAGTACTGGATCATTGGTGGACGCAGTCTAGTGCGCCGCACATTCCATGAGTGCCACAAATGTTTCCGATGCAGACCAAAGATGATCCAGCAAAGTATCGCAGATTTGCCTACGTCCCGTGTTGCGCCCCGAAGACCGTTTGCCGTTTCTGGTGTTGACTATTGCGGACCAGTTTACATCAAGTCTCTCGTCCGTAACCGAGGCCCAACGAAAGCATACGTTTGCATCTTCGTTTGTTTTACCACACGTGCCGTTCACATCGAGTTGGTGTCTGATCTCTCCACGCCGGCCTTCATCGCTGCTCTTCGCCGATTTTCTGCCCGCCGAAACTTTCCCCACGAGATCCACAGCGACAATGGCACTGCGTTCCGAGGTGCAAACAACGAGTTGCACAGAATCTACCAGATGTTGAAAACCGAACACGGAGGACGCAAGAACATCCTGGATTGGTGTGCAGAATCTGGAGTTGCGTGGCATTTCATACCACCTCGTTCGCCCCATTTCGGAGGTCTATGGGAAGCAGCAGTGAAATCAGCGAAGCACCATCTACTGAGGGAAATCGGCCACTCCAACATTTCGTACGAGGACATGACGACGTTACTAGCCGAGGTGGAGATGTGTCTGAACTCCAGACCCTTGATTCCGATGCCTACCGAATCCGACGAGCTGGAAGCCCTGACACCTGGACATTTCCTTGTCGGTGAAAGCCTGCGATCTCCACCCGAAGAAGACGTCGCAACTGTTCCGGACAACCAACTGTCACATTGGAAGCTCACGCAGAAACGGTTCCAACGAATCTGGCGTAGATGGTACCCAGAATATCTCCAGCAGCTTCAAGCCCGAGCCACCAAACACCGTAGACCATCAACCGTAATCCAGCCTAACCAGATGGTGATCATCCAAGACGATCTGCTTCCGCCAGCCCAATGGCCACTAGGGATCATCACAGCCGTTCATCCTGGGAAAGACGGCGTCGTACGAGTGGTCACCTTACGCACTGCGAAGCGAGATGTCGTTTCCAGGTGTGTCAACAAACTTGCCCTGTTACCCGTACCAGAACAAcccgaaaccaatccagctgaTGAGCAGCCCGTTGGAGAACCGGTCACCGCAGTTCCTGAAACTAATCATGAGTAg